In Rathayibacter sp. VKM Ac-2762, one DNA window encodes the following:
- a CDS encoding pyridoxal 5'-phosphate synthase, with protein sequence MSLRHLLKSLPSMPSELPSFDAEAAPADPLELFAQWLEEAKDAGQLLPHGATLSTASDDGTVSARVLVLREIDEAGWAFSTHATSPKGRAMEENPHAALTFFWPVQGRQVRVEGRVERASAQESADDFRRRSEAARTALLVGRQSEPMRSAQDFGLVTLQTSVAVGCSPATLDREWAVYRVVPERIEFWQGSTAPEQDHTRLEYRPGTTEAGGSPWERTRLWP encoded by the coding sequence ATGAGCCTTCGCCATCTCCTCAAGAGCCTCCCGTCCATGCCCTCCGAGCTGCCCTCGTTCGATGCGGAGGCGGCTCCGGCCGATCCTCTCGAGCTGTTCGCGCAGTGGCTCGAGGAGGCGAAGGACGCGGGCCAGCTCCTCCCCCACGGCGCCACGCTCTCCACCGCCTCCGACGACGGCACGGTCTCGGCGCGCGTGCTCGTGCTGCGCGAGATCGACGAGGCGGGCTGGGCGTTCTCCACCCATGCCACCAGCCCCAAGGGACGCGCCATGGAGGAGAACCCGCACGCTGCGCTGACCTTCTTCTGGCCGGTCCAGGGCCGTCAGGTCCGGGTCGAGGGCCGGGTCGAGCGCGCCTCCGCGCAGGAGTCGGCCGACGACTTCCGCCGCCGCTCCGAGGCCGCTCGCACCGCCCTGCTCGTCGGACGCCAGAGCGAGCCGATGCGCAGCGCGCAGGACTTCGGCCTCGTCACGCTCCAGACCAGCGTCGCCGTGGGCTGCTCGCCGGCGACGCTCGACCGGGAGTGGGCCGTCTACCGCGTCGTGCCCGAGCGCATCGAGTTCTGGCAGGGCTCGACCGCGCCGGAGCAGGATCACACCCGTCTCGAGTACCGCCCGGGAACGACGGAGGCGGGCGGCTCCCCGTGGGAGCGCACCCGCCTCTGGCCCTGA
- a CDS encoding adenylate kinase, which produces MRVIMMGPPGVGKGTQAAVLSRELGVPAISTGDLFRAHVADGTDLGRRLRALVEAGEYVPDELTNALVAERIAEEDARDGFILDGYPRTLAQVDALAELLEERGTPLSCVVLLTADADVVLERLHVRAQEQDRADDDPEVVRNRIEVYERETAPLAEVYDERELLVRIDGSASQDEVAARIIAACRPE; this is translated from the coding sequence ATGCGCGTCATCATGATGGGCCCGCCCGGCGTGGGCAAGGGCACCCAGGCGGCCGTGCTGTCGCGCGAGCTGGGGGTGCCGGCGATCTCCACCGGCGATCTGTTCCGCGCGCACGTCGCCGACGGCACCGACCTCGGACGGCGTCTGCGGGCGCTCGTGGAGGCCGGCGAGTACGTGCCGGACGAGCTGACGAACGCCCTGGTCGCCGAGCGCATCGCCGAGGAGGACGCCCGGGACGGGTTCATCCTCGACGGCTACCCGCGCACGCTCGCCCAGGTGGACGCGCTGGCGGAGCTCCTCGAGGAGCGGGGCACGCCGCTCTCGTGCGTCGTGCTGCTGACGGCCGACGCGGACGTGGTCCTCGAACGGCTGCACGTGCGGGCGCAGGAGCAGGACCGCGCCGACGACGACCCCGAGGTGGTGCGGAACCGGATCGAGGTCTACGAGCGCGAGACGGCTCCTCTGGCGGAGGTCTACGACGAGCGCGAGCTCCTGGTGCGGATCGACGGCTCCGCCTCGCAGGACGAGGTCGCCGCAAGGATCATCGCGGCGTGCCGGCCCGAGTGA
- the polA gene encoding DNA polymerase I, whose amino-acid sequence MSDPEQPTLLLVDGHSLAFRAFYALPVDSFQTREGQHTNAIHGFLSMLILLLKNEKPTHLGVAFDISRYSFRTREYPEYKGTRGETPPEFKGQVPLLEEALHAMNIRTVSKEDFEADDILATLARQGAEAGFRVLVVSGDRDTIQLVTPDVTLLYPSTQGVSQLTRYDRDKVFEKYGVEPHQYPEIAALVGETSDNLPGVDKVGPKTAAKWVNQYGTVADIIAHADEIKGVVGEKLREQKENALRNRRLNRLVTDVELPLGPHDLTRRPIDPDAVREIFSRLEFKTLQERVLTIAAEEGVDGAAAALAGDVVTTSAPAVRTLVDEELAHWLDRVSAKGTAPVAVQVLLGAGGLEGVGLAVEKETAFVPWAAERPDYTALEQWLAGPAPKYFADAKPQIKALRRAGLPVAGLAFDTRVASWLVQPTGHPATLAAQVAQHLDETMAQGDPNQLVPTVEPMGPATEAWYAYRLVAPLRERLGEGMLSVLVDIELPIVQVLATMELTGVAIDADVLARLRAELTVSAADLASRAFAEIGHEMNLGSPKQLQQVLFEELDMPRTRATKTGYTTDASALADLQESHPHPFLGLLLEHRDATKLKQIIETLEKSVTADGRIHTSYDQTGTATGRISSNDPNLQNIPVRSEVGRRIRTAFVHGADASTLLTADYSQIEMRIMAHLSGDAGLIEAFHSGEDLHRFVGSRIFGVDPGDVTSAMRNKVKAMSYGLAYGLSAFGLSKQLRISSAEAKQLMTDYFVRFGAVRDYLRSVVEQARETGYTETIFGRRRPFPDLQSANRVLRDNAERAALNSPIQGSAADIMKRAMIGVQADLDEQGLGSRMLLQVHDELIFDVAPGEEEPLEAVVRGRMAGAADLSVPLEVQVGHGSDWDVAAH is encoded by the coding sequence GTGTCAGATCCGGAACAGCCTACCCTCCTGCTCGTCGACGGCCATTCCCTGGCGTTCCGGGCGTTCTACGCGCTCCCGGTCGACAGCTTCCAGACCCGCGAGGGCCAGCACACGAACGCCATCCACGGCTTCCTCTCGATGCTGATCCTGCTGCTGAAGAACGAGAAGCCGACCCACCTCGGCGTCGCGTTCGACATCTCCCGCTACTCGTTCCGCACGCGCGAGTACCCGGAGTACAAGGGCACCCGCGGCGAGACGCCGCCCGAGTTCAAGGGCCAGGTCCCCCTCCTCGAGGAGGCGCTGCACGCCATGAACATCCGGACCGTCTCGAAGGAGGACTTCGAGGCCGACGACATCCTCGCGACGCTCGCCCGCCAGGGGGCCGAGGCCGGCTTCCGCGTGCTGGTCGTCTCGGGCGATCGCGACACCATCCAGCTGGTGACTCCGGACGTCACCCTGCTCTACCCCTCCACCCAGGGCGTCTCGCAGCTCACCCGCTACGACCGCGACAAGGTCTTCGAGAAGTACGGCGTCGAGCCGCACCAGTACCCCGAGATCGCCGCGCTCGTCGGCGAGACCAGCGACAACCTGCCCGGCGTCGACAAGGTCGGCCCCAAGACGGCCGCGAAGTGGGTCAACCAGTACGGCACGGTCGCCGACATCATCGCCCACGCCGACGAGATCAAGGGCGTGGTCGGCGAGAAGCTGCGCGAGCAGAAGGAGAACGCGCTCCGCAACCGCCGCCTCAACCGGCTGGTGACGGACGTCGAGCTCCCCCTCGGGCCGCACGATCTGACGCGCCGTCCGATCGATCCCGACGCGGTCCGCGAGATCTTCAGCCGCCTCGAGTTCAAGACCCTGCAGGAGCGGGTCCTCACGATCGCCGCGGAGGAGGGCGTCGACGGCGCCGCCGCGGCCCTGGCGGGCGACGTGGTCACGACCTCAGCGCCCGCCGTCCGCACCCTGGTCGACGAGGAGCTCGCGCACTGGCTCGACCGCGTGTCGGCGAAGGGCACCGCGCCCGTCGCCGTGCAGGTCCTGCTCGGAGCCGGCGGGCTCGAGGGTGTGGGTCTCGCGGTCGAGAAGGAGACGGCGTTCGTCCCGTGGGCCGCCGAGCGGCCCGACTACACCGCGCTCGAGCAGTGGCTGGCCGGGCCCGCCCCCAAGTACTTCGCCGACGCGAAGCCCCAGATCAAGGCGCTGCGGAGGGCCGGACTCCCCGTCGCGGGGCTCGCGTTCGACACCCGCGTCGCCTCCTGGCTGGTGCAGCCCACCGGGCACCCGGCCACGCTCGCGGCGCAGGTCGCGCAGCACCTCGACGAGACCATGGCGCAGGGCGACCCGAACCAGCTGGTCCCCACCGTCGAGCCGATGGGGCCCGCCACCGAGGCCTGGTACGCGTACCGGCTCGTCGCTCCGCTGCGCGAGCGGCTGGGCGAGGGGATGCTCTCGGTGCTCGTCGACATCGAGCTGCCGATCGTCCAGGTCCTCGCGACGATGGAGCTCACCGGCGTCGCGATCGACGCCGACGTGCTGGCGCGCCTCCGCGCCGAGCTGACCGTCTCGGCCGCCGACCTCGCGAGCCGCGCGTTCGCCGAGATCGGCCACGAGATGAACCTCGGCTCGCCCAAGCAGCTGCAGCAGGTCCTCTTCGAGGAGCTCGACATGCCGCGCACCCGGGCCACGAAGACGGGCTACACCACCGACGCCTCCGCCCTCGCTGACCTGCAGGAGTCCCACCCGCACCCGTTCCTCGGGCTGCTCCTCGAGCACCGCGACGCGACCAAGCTCAAGCAGATCATCGAGACGCTCGAGAAGTCGGTCACCGCCGACGGCCGGATCCACACCAGCTACGACCAGACCGGCACGGCCACCGGCCGGATCTCCTCCAACGACCCGAACCTGCAGAACATCCCCGTCCGCAGCGAGGTGGGCCGCCGCATCCGCACCGCCTTCGTCCACGGAGCGGACGCGAGCACCCTCCTCACCGCCGACTACTCGCAGATCGAGATGCGGATCATGGCGCACCTCTCCGGGGACGCCGGGCTGATCGAGGCCTTCCACTCCGGCGAGGACCTGCACCGCTTCGTCGGATCGCGGATCTTCGGCGTCGATCCGGGCGACGTCACCTCGGCCATGCGCAATAAGGTCAAGGCGATGTCGTACGGTCTCGCCTACGGCCTGAGCGCCTTCGGCCTGTCGAAGCAGCTGCGCATCTCGAGCGCCGAGGCCAAGCAGCTGATGACCGACTACTTCGTCCGCTTCGGCGCGGTGCGCGACTACCTCCGCAGCGTCGTCGAGCAGGCCCGCGAGACCGGCTACACCGAGACGATCTTCGGTCGCCGGCGTCCCTTCCCCGACCTGCAGAGCGCGAACCGCGTCCTCCGCGACAACGCCGAGCGGGCGGCGCTCAACTCGCCGATCCAGGGCTCGGCCGCCGACATCATGAAGCGGGCGATGATCGGCGTGCAGGCCGACCTCGACGAGCAGGGGCTCGGCTCGCGGATGCTCCTCCAGGTGCACGACGAGCTCATCTTCGACGTCGCCCCCGGCGAGGAGGAGCCGCTCGAGGCGGTCGTCCGCGGCCGGATGGCGGGAGCCGCCGACCTGAGCGTCCCGCTCGAGGTGCAGGTGGGCCACGGGTCCGACTGGGACGTCGCCGCGCACTGA
- the rpsA gene encoding 30S ribosomal protein S1 has protein sequence MTTATTDKATKQVAINDIGSAEDFLAAVEKTLKFFNDGDLIEGTVVKIDRDEVLLDVGYKTEGVIPSRELSIKHDVDPSEVVNVGDSVEALVLQKEDKEGRLILSKKRAQYERAWGDVEKIKESDGVVTGSVIEVVKGGLIVDIGLRGFLPASLIELRRVRDLTPYLGQEIEAKILELDKNRNNVVLSRRALLEQTQSESRTTFLNNLHKGQVRKGVVSSIVNFGAFVDLGGVDGLVHVSELSWKHIEHASEVVEVGQEVTVEILEVDLDRERVSLSLKATQEDPWQVFARTHAIGQVAPGKVTKLVPFGAFVRVADGIEGLVHISELSGKHVELAEQVVSVGEEVFVKVIDIDLDRRRISLSLKQANENVDPEGTEFDPALYGMATEYDDQGNYKYPEGFDPETNEWREGFESQREAWEQEYAAAQARWEAHKAQVAKSQEEAATVSEGVSVGAGFTSESTTGGTLADDESLAALREKLSSNN, from the coding sequence ATGACAACCGCAACGACCGACAAGGCAACCAAGCAGGTCGCGATCAACGACATCGGGTCTGCTGAAGACTTTCTTGCCGCGGTCGAAAAGACTCTGAAGTTCTTCAACGACGGAGACCTCATCGAAGGCACCGTCGTGAAGATCGACCGCGACGAGGTCCTCCTCGACGTCGGCTACAAGACCGAGGGCGTCATCCCCTCGCGCGAGCTCTCCATCAAGCACGACGTCGACCCCTCCGAGGTCGTCAACGTGGGCGACAGCGTCGAGGCCCTCGTCCTCCAGAAGGAGGACAAGGAGGGTCGCCTGATCCTGTCCAAGAAGCGTGCGCAGTACGAGCGCGCGTGGGGCGACGTCGAGAAGATCAAGGAGTCGGACGGCGTCGTCACCGGCTCGGTCATCGAGGTCGTCAAGGGCGGTCTCATCGTCGACATCGGCCTCCGCGGCTTCCTCCCGGCCTCGCTCATCGAGCTGCGCCGCGTCCGCGATCTCACGCCGTACCTCGGCCAGGAGATCGAGGCGAAGATCCTCGAGCTCGACAAGAACCGCAACAACGTGGTCCTGTCGCGTCGCGCGCTCCTCGAGCAGACCCAGTCCGAGAGCCGCACCACGTTCCTGAACAACCTGCACAAGGGTCAGGTCCGCAAGGGCGTCGTGTCGTCGATCGTCAACTTCGGTGCGTTCGTCGACCTCGGCGGCGTCGACGGTCTCGTCCACGTCTCCGAGCTCTCCTGGAAGCACATCGAGCACGCCTCCGAGGTCGTCGAGGTGGGCCAGGAGGTCACCGTCGAGATCCTCGAGGTCGACCTCGACCGCGAGCGCGTGTCGCTCTCGCTCAAGGCGACCCAGGAGGACCCGTGGCAGGTCTTCGCCCGCACCCACGCGATCGGACAGGTCGCGCCGGGCAAGGTCACGAAGCTGGTCCCGTTCGGTGCCTTCGTCCGCGTCGCGGACGGCATCGAGGGCCTCGTCCACATCTCAGAGCTGTCGGGCAAGCACGTCGAGCTCGCCGAGCAGGTCGTGTCGGTCGGCGAAGAGGTGTTCGTCAAGGTCATCGATATCGACCTCGACCGTCGCCGCATCTCCCTCTCGCTCAAGCAGGCGAACGAGAACGTCGACCCCGAGGGCACCGAGTTCGACCCGGCGCTCTACGGCATGGCCACGGAGTACGACGACCAGGGGAACTACAAGTACCCCGAGGGCTTCGACCCCGAGACCAACGAGTGGCGCGAGGGCTTCGAGTCGCAGCGCGAGGCCTGGGAGCAGGAGTACGCCGCTGCTCAGGCGCGCTGGGAGGCCCACAAGGCCCAGGTGGCCAAGTCGCAGGAGGAGGCGGCCACCGTCTCCGAGGGCGTCTCGGTCGGCGCCGGCTTCACCAGCGAGTCGACCACCGGCGGCACCCTCGCCGACGACGAGTCGCTCGCCGCGCTCCGCGAGAAGCTGTCCTCGAACAACTGA
- a CDS encoding DarT ssDNA thymidine ADP-ribosyltransferase family protein, producing MPTECIHGLDIALCDVCTPKKLPEQVGRATRAPARVPGTSRAATARAAARGTAREKPLPKVDIAAQRIYHVTHLDNLEAIVAAGAILADQQLQERPAIDVSAETTREHRRAVQVKDGVSVAGFVPFFLSPDAALWADLRGERVAPHWSPSAHETTASQYVVLVGSLASAPVLSDGDASHVLTRFTEGDALVRTFARLLVDEPALRSAEALVPERFPLEGVATVGVASVAARNRVKALFEGIDASPRVAVYPPWFHPVAEEE from the coding sequence GTGCCCACCGAATGCATCCACGGCCTCGACATCGCGCTCTGCGACGTCTGCACCCCGAAGAAGCTCCCCGAGCAGGTCGGCCGTGCCACCCGCGCCCCCGCGCGCGTGCCCGGGACCTCCCGTGCGGCCACCGCCCGTGCCGCCGCCCGCGGCACGGCGCGCGAGAAGCCCCTGCCGAAGGTCGACATCGCCGCGCAGCGGATCTACCACGTCACCCACCTCGACAACCTCGAGGCGATCGTCGCCGCCGGCGCGATCCTGGCGGACCAGCAGCTCCAGGAGCGCCCCGCGATCGACGTCAGCGCCGAGACCACCCGCGAGCACCGCCGTGCCGTGCAGGTGAAGGACGGCGTCAGCGTCGCCGGCTTCGTGCCCTTCTTCCTCTCCCCCGACGCCGCCCTCTGGGCCGACCTGCGCGGCGAGCGGGTCGCTCCGCACTGGTCGCCGAGCGCCCACGAGACCACCGCTTCGCAGTACGTCGTCCTGGTGGGCTCGCTCGCCTCCGCCCCGGTCCTGAGCGACGGCGACGCCTCCCACGTCCTCACGCGCTTCACCGAGGGCGACGCGCTCGTGCGCACCTTCGCGCGCCTCCTGGTCGACGAGCCGGCCCTGCGCAGCGCCGAGGCGCTCGTGCCCGAGCGCTTCCCGCTCGAGGGCGTCGCGACGGTCGGCGTGGCGTCGGTCGCCGCCCGCAACCGCGTCAAGGCTCTCTTCGAGGGCATCGACGCCTCTCCCCGCGTCGCCGTCTACCCGCCGTGGTTCCACCCGGTGGCCGAGGAGGAGTGA
- a CDS encoding CarD family transcriptional regulator translates to MTFEVGETLVYPHHGAVTITGLEKRSVKGVEKTFMTMNVHTSELTITLPVENAELVGVREIIDDAGVQAVYDVLRSDVAEEASNWSRRFKANQEKMASGSVYRVSEVVRDLWRREQAGGVSAGEKRMLLKARQILVSELSLALKGTDEEASAKLDEVLASAI, encoded by the coding sequence ATGACATTCGAGGTCGGCGAGACCCTGGTCTACCCGCACCACGGAGCGGTGACGATCACCGGGCTCGAGAAGCGCTCGGTCAAGGGCGTCGAGAAGACGTTCATGACGATGAACGTGCACACCAGCGAGCTCACCATCACCCTCCCCGTCGAGAACGCCGAGCTCGTCGGCGTCCGCGAGATCATCGACGACGCCGGAGTCCAGGCGGTCTACGACGTCCTGCGCAGCGACGTCGCGGAGGAGGCCAGCAACTGGTCCCGCCGCTTCAAGGCCAACCAGGAGAAGATGGCCAGCGGCAGCGTGTACCGCGTCAGCGAGGTCGTCCGCGACCTGTGGCGCCGCGAGCAGGCGGGCGGCGTCTCGGCCGGCGAGAAGCGGATGCTCCTCAAGGCGCGTCAGATCCTCGTGTCGGAGCTCTCGCTCGCCCTGAAGGGCACCGACGAGGAGGCCTCGGCCAAGCTCGACGAGGTCCTCGCCTCGGCGATCTGA
- a CDS encoding GNAT family protein — MSTDPWPLFSLELRTPRLELHPVRDADLGPLAEAALAGVHESGRSPFPSPWAEAPAERLPGELARFHWSQRAQTTRESWRVAFAVVEDGRVVGCQDVVAEAFAATRTLTTGSWLTRSAQGRGLGREMRAAVLLLAFDHLGAEVAESAALAWNTRSIRVSEALGYRPNGTHRIVGPDGAPVEELRFRVTQETLVRPEWTLEASGIDAARAVLVQDPLGPPSPV; from the coding sequence ATGAGCACCGACCCCTGGCCCCTGTTCTCGCTGGAGCTGCGCACGCCGCGGCTCGAGCTTCATCCGGTCCGCGACGCCGACCTCGGCCCTCTCGCCGAGGCAGCCCTCGCGGGCGTGCACGAGAGCGGCCGCTCGCCGTTCCCCTCCCCCTGGGCCGAGGCGCCGGCGGAGCGCCTGCCCGGCGAGCTCGCCCGCTTCCACTGGTCGCAGCGCGCGCAGACGACGCGGGAGTCGTGGCGCGTCGCGTTCGCCGTGGTCGAGGACGGCCGGGTCGTCGGCTGCCAGGACGTGGTCGCCGAGGCCTTCGCCGCCACCCGCACCCTGACCACGGGCTCGTGGCTCACCCGCTCGGCGCAGGGCCGCGGCCTCGGGCGGGAGATGCGCGCCGCCGTCCTCCTCCTCGCCTTCGACCACCTCGGAGCCGAGGTCGCCGAGAGCGCCGCTCTCGCCTGGAACACCCGCTCGATCCGGGTCTCGGAGGCCCTCGGCTACCGGCCGAACGGGACGCACCGGATCGTCGGTCCGGACGGTGCGCCGGTCGAGGAGCTGCGGTTCCGCGTCACGCAGGAGACCCTGGTACGGCCGGAATGGACGCTGGAGGCCTCGGGGATCGACGCCGCACGAGCGGTCCTCGTCCAGGACCCGCTCGGTCCGCCCTCCCCCGTCTGA
- a CDS encoding response regulator gives MTDQEPSSTAPRRVVVAEDESLIRLDIVEILRDNGFEVVGEAGDGETAVALATELRPDLVIMDVKMPQLDGISAAERLSKAHIAPVVLLTAFSQKELVERASEAGALAYVVKPFTPNDLLPAIEIALSRYAQILTLEAEVADMVERFETRKLVDRAKGLLNEKMGLTEPEAFRWIQKASMDRRLTMHDVAQAIIEQLSTKKA, from the coding sequence GTGACTGACCAGGAACCCTCGTCGACCGCACCCCGTCGGGTCGTCGTCGCCGAAGACGAATCCCTCATCCGCCTCGACATCGTGGAGATCCTCCGCGACAACGGCTTCGAGGTCGTCGGCGAGGCCGGCGACGGCGAGACCGCTGTGGCCCTCGCCACCGAGCTGCGCCCCGATCTCGTCATCATGGACGTCAAGATGCCCCAGCTCGACGGCATCTCGGCGGCCGAGCGCCTCTCGAAGGCGCACATCGCGCCCGTCGTCCTGCTCACCGCCTTCAGCCAGAAGGAGCTCGTCGAGCGCGCCAGCGAGGCCGGAGCGCTCGCCTACGTTGTGAAGCCCTTCACGCCCAACGACCTGCTGCCCGCGATCGAGATCGCCCTCTCGCGGTACGCCCAGATCCTCACCCTCGAGGCCGAGGTCGCCGACATGGTCGAGCGCTTCGAGACCCGCAAGCTCGTCGACCGCGCCAAGGGCCTGCTCAACGAGAAGATGGGGCTCACCGAGCCCGAGGCGTTCCGCTGGATCCAGAAGGCCTCCATGGACCGCCGGCTCACCATGCACGACGTCGCGCAGGCGATCATCGAGCAGCTGAGCACGAAGAAGGCCTAG
- a CDS encoding DUF885 domain-containing protein, with translation MSTDTPREPTAVDAVAERWVDTLVDLDPTLGTAIGRSGANGRLGDYSPAGLEQARAATASALAELEAADPVDDVDRVTAADLGAELRLSLEGHDAGLPLRDLNVIASPAQELRDVFDLMPTDEVADWEAVAERLLAVPAALEGYAETLREGIRTGVVPARRQVELVAEQARKIAAPRGFFAELAAEAAPAAGSLPASLAQRLEDGARRASAAYGSLAQFLRGELAPAATEQDAVGRELYALHSRRFLGAVVDLDETYEWGIEELARMTSEQEAIAREILPGASVAEAIAHLEADPARTLHGVDALQAWMQETSDRSVRELAGTAFDIPEEVRRLECRIAPTQEGGIYYTGPSDDFSRPGRMWWSVPAGVTEFATWRELTTVYHEGVPGHHLQIGQAVHNRARLNTWRRQLAGTSGHAEGWALYAERLMERFGYLDDPADRLGMLDGQRMRAARVVLDIGVHLQKPMPGSGTVWTAESALDFMRANVNMDDAFVRFEVNRYLGWPGQAPSYKIGQRIWEQLRDEAEAREGAAFSLAAFHRRALDLGGVGLDTLRSSLAG, from the coding sequence ATGAGCACCGACACCCCCCGCGAGCCCACCGCCGTCGACGCCGTCGCCGAGCGCTGGGTCGACACGCTCGTCGACCTCGACCCCACCCTCGGCACCGCGATCGGACGCAGCGGCGCGAACGGCCGTCTGGGTGACTACTCGCCGGCCGGTCTCGAGCAGGCCCGGGCGGCGACCGCCTCGGCCCTCGCCGAGCTCGAGGCCGCCGACCCCGTGGACGACGTCGACCGCGTCACGGCCGCCGACCTCGGCGCCGAGCTCCGGCTCTCCCTGGAGGGGCACGACGCCGGTCTGCCGCTGCGGGACCTCAACGTGATCGCGTCCCCGGCGCAGGAGCTGCGCGACGTCTTCGACCTGATGCCGACGGACGAGGTCGCCGACTGGGAGGCGGTCGCCGAGCGGCTGCTGGCCGTGCCGGCCGCCCTCGAGGGCTACGCGGAGACCCTGCGCGAGGGGATCCGCACCGGCGTGGTCCCCGCCCGCCGCCAGGTCGAGCTCGTCGCCGAGCAGGCGCGGAAGATCGCCGCTCCCCGGGGGTTCTTCGCCGAGCTGGCCGCGGAGGCCGCTCCCGCCGCCGGATCCCTGCCCGCGTCGCTCGCTCAGCGACTGGAGGACGGCGCCCGCCGTGCCTCGGCCGCCTACGGGTCGCTCGCGCAGTTCCTCCGGGGCGAGCTCGCCCCCGCCGCGACCGAGCAGGACGCCGTCGGCCGGGAGCTGTACGCGCTGCACTCCCGCCGCTTCCTCGGCGCTGTCGTCGACCTCGACGAGACCTACGAGTGGGGGATCGAGGAGTTGGCCCGCATGACGTCCGAGCAGGAGGCGATCGCGCGCGAGATCCTGCCCGGCGCCTCCGTCGCCGAGGCGATCGCCCACCTCGAGGCGGACCCGGCCCGCACTCTGCACGGCGTCGACGCTCTGCAGGCCTGGATGCAGGAGACCAGCGACCGCTCCGTCCGCGAGCTCGCCGGCACCGCCTTCGACATCCCGGAGGAGGTGCGCCGCCTCGAGTGCAGGATCGCGCCGACCCAGGAGGGCGGCATCTACTACACCGGTCCGAGCGACGACTTCTCGCGCCCGGGGCGGATGTGGTGGTCGGTCCCGGCCGGAGTCACCGAGTTCGCCACCTGGCGGGAGCTGACCACGGTCTACCACGAGGGCGTCCCGGGCCATCACCTGCAGATCGGCCAGGCCGTCCACAACCGCGCCCGCCTCAACACCTGGCGCCGTCAGCTCGCCGGGACCTCCGGCCACGCCGAGGGCTGGGCGCTCTACGCGGAGCGGCTGATGGAGCGCTTCGGCTACCTCGACGACCCGGCCGACCGCCTGGGCATGCTCGACGGCCAGCGGATGCGCGCGGCGCGCGTCGTGCTGGACATCGGCGTGCACCTCCAGAAGCCGATGCCGGGCTCCGGCACCGTCTGGACCGCCGAGTCGGCCCTCGACTTCATGCGGGCCAACGTGAACATGGACGACGCGTTCGTGCGCTTCGAGGTGAACCGGTACCTCGGCTGGCCGGGGCAGGCTCCGTCCTACAAGATCGGGCAGCGGATCTGGGAGCAGCTGCGCGACGAGGCGGAGGCGCGCGAGGGCGCCGCGTTCTCGCTCGCGGCCTTCCACCGGAGGGCGCTCGACCTCGGCGGCGTCGGTCTCGACACCCTCCGCTCCTCCCTCGCCGGCTGA
- a CDS encoding DUF427 domain-containing protein, with translation MKRVPPAEGQESVWDYPRPPRVETTAEHVVVRLGGVVVAESRDALRVLETSHPPVYYLPVSSFAPGALEPAPGRSICEFKGAASYLTVRGGGGAVAEAAGWTYPEPMAGFEALVDTVALYPGRMDSCTVDGEAVQPQPGDFYGGWITSRVVGPFKGSPGTMFW, from the coding sequence ATGAAGCGCGTGCCGCCCGCCGAGGGCCAGGAATCCGTCTGGGACTACCCGCGACCCCCGAGGGTCGAGACCACCGCCGAGCACGTGGTCGTGCGGCTGGGCGGCGTCGTCGTCGCCGAGTCCCGCGACGCTCTCCGCGTCCTCGAGACGAGCCACCCTCCCGTCTACTACCTCCCCGTGTCCTCGTTCGCGCCCGGGGCGCTCGAGCCCGCGCCCGGCCGCAGCATCTGCGAGTTCAAGGGCGCGGCCTCCTACCTGACCGTGCGCGGGGGAGGAGGAGCGGTCGCGGAGGCGGCGGGCTGGACGTACCCCGAGCCGATGGCCGGCTTCGAGGCCCTCGTCGACACCGTCGCCCTCTACCCCGGCCGGATGGACTCCTGCACGGTCGACGGCGAGGCGGTCCAGCCGCAGCCGGGCGACTTCTACGGCGGCTGGATCACCTCGCGCGTGGTCGGTCCGTTCAAGGGCTCGCCGGGCACGATGTTCTGGTGA
- a CDS encoding hotdog fold thioesterase: MGELAERMGILWHELTPQHSVASMPVEGNRQPVGILHGGAHVVLAESMGSIAANVHAGAGRLAMGIELNASHSRSVHSGFVIATCDAIHLGSTLTTHEIVVRDQEGRRLSTVRITNIIRDAR, from the coding sequence ATGGGCGAGCTCGCCGAGCGGATGGGGATCCTCTGGCACGAGCTCACCCCGCAGCACTCGGTGGCCTCGATGCCCGTCGAGGGCAACCGGCAGCCGGTCGGCATCCTGCACGGCGGCGCGCACGTCGTGCTCGCCGAGTCGATGGGCTCGATCGCGGCGAACGTGCACGCCGGCGCGGGCCGCCTGGCGATGGGCATCGAGCTGAACGCGAGCCACAGCCGCTCGGTCCACTCGGGCTTCGTGATCGCCACCTGCGACGCGATCCACCTGGGGTCCACCCTCACCACCCACGAGATCGTCGTGCGCGACCAGGAGGGGCGCCGCCTCTCCACCGTGCGGATCACCAACATCATCCGCGACGCCCGCTGA